In Camelina sativa cultivar DH55 chromosome 17, Cs, whole genome shotgun sequence, the genomic stretch TTTTTGGATCATTACATTTGCAGGAACTTTAGGCAACTCACGTCAGCCGACAGCAACTATGAGTTTATTCCCTTGTGAAGCATCAAACATGGATTCCATGGCGGCAGCTGCAGCTCAAGATGTTAAACCTAAGAACTTGTTTCATAGGCAATCAAgtttctcttcctcatcttcctctGTTCTCAAGGAGGATGTCCTGAAAATGACACAGACTACCAGATCTGTGAAACCAGAGTCTCATACTGCCCCATTGACTATATTCTACGCCGGGCAAGTAATTGTATTCAATGACTTTTCTGCTGAGAAAGCCAAAGAAGTGATGAACTTGGCATGCAAAGGAACCGCTAATAGCTTCACCGGTTTCACATCtaatctcaacaacaacaacatccaaaGTGTAGCCAAGACTACTCAAACAAGCAACGTCGTCGCTACTACCCCAAACCAAGTTCCTCATCCCAAGAAAACCGCAACACAAGAGCCAATCCTGTCCTCCTCAACTCCAATGACATGtggtaataatttttttactcaacCTTCCTTTTGTTTACATCTATTTGTAGCTTTGTTAGCCCGTAATCATCATAAACAGCTTCTAACagagaactctctctctctttttacaGAGCTTCCTATTGCTAGAAGAGCTTCACTCCATCGGTTCCTAGAGAAGAGAAAGGACAGAGTTACCTCAAAGGCACCATACCAATTATGCGATCCAGCCAAGGCGTCTTCAAAGCCTCAAACCTCAGACAACATGTCTTGGCTTGGTTTGTCAGCTGAAATTTGAACGCTAACCGCTGCACCATCCTTAAACCGTACCGAGAAATTCTTTTGACGTTGCTTTCAATACCAAGATATAAAAGCTCCTCCTACCTTCATACCTTCCTGCTTCAAGCTTGTTATATTCTTACAACTATTAGGAAACTtcatatatttgtatgtattgATTAGTGATCCATTCTTGTTAGTATTTTCGTTTTTAGTTTGTTGTTTTACTAGGTGTTGTGTAACATGTCTTACCCCTTTCTCTGCGCCATCTCAAAATTAGTTTCGTATGcgactgattttgtttttgtatgaaacaataatttttgttgacGAACCATACTATCAATATAAAGATCTTATTATAGTTCTTTCTAAtctcatatttatttaatcgTATCTTTATGGTTTTAATCGATGAATCATGTATCTGTATAGTCCTAGAGAGCAGAGatcattcatatatacatacaccaAGTCAACTCAACTCAACTCTCCATCTTTTAGCAAAATCTCTTCCCAATCGAAGCCTCTTGGTAAATCAAAGTTTTGTAGACAGGCCAAAACAAGCATCTCATCTTCCTTTGGGCCCATAGTGAAGCAGTCGAAGCCCATACCGTCCCTAAAACTTATTCCAACCATTTCAGTTAAATACGGATGATGATCAGTTTTGTTATCCCAATCAATCATTAGCACCAACACAGGAAAAGAAAAGGTCTGTAGCATGATTAAAACTACACAGTTCCATACAGTTTCAGATTTTATGTGAAGCAATCAAtctctttatattttacattagcTATTACAGGAATTATATTTTAGCAAAACCTCTCTCagatgatgtatatatataattgtaagttgtaacacaAACTTTGAATATCAGACTAACACGGATGATAGGAATAGGACGATAGTAAGTCAACAACAGACCAACAGACACAAAAACAGGTTTTAGGGCCAAAACTAGTTTATCAGGTTTTAGGGTACTTATGGACTTTAATATAAGAACTAGTATTGTCTGTTTCATTAAactgaatttaaaaaaaaaagtttaacactggtttaaattgttaattatGATTGTCTGTTTCATGGACAGTAATAAATCTCCTTTTTCTATTTATGAAAAACTCATATTCCATACAACACAAAagaattgaaagaagaaaaaaaaaaaactggtgtGGATTATATATCGGTGAAATCATCCGACCAATCACAGCTTGTCTAGATGATTATATTAGGAATATTCCGGCGACGTACGGAGAGCTCAGAACCTCAACCCTTGTCAACAACTTATGTTCTTCATACTTTAAACTATCATCCATTATCTTCACGGACCTACACTCTTTACTACAAAATCCTTCATCTCCTCTGTAATTACATTCATTCATATAGATAATAGATCATcagtgaaaagaaaaacaaaaaaaaaaataataaattttcagaGACCTCATTGAtctaattcatatatatatatatatatattttttctataaatagagttgtaatatatataaaaaatcttttatcatgatttttttttgtttaaaatgggacattaattaattagaggAGCTTACTTGTACATGTAAATGTCTTGGCCATCAAGTTTCTTCTTGCACAAGCAACATGTAGTCAGAAAACCTGGAGAACCTCTGATTACGTTCCTCTTCTTCGCCGGAGATTCCTCGGAGATTTGGATAGATTCTTCTTTCCACATCCGATCACGGCTCTTACAAAACTCAAATTCGCGGTCGTTGTAATAGACTTTGGTGAGGCCATCACGAGTCGTGACGCAAGTGTATTCCTCAGAGGGTTCTATCTCCGCCGCGAATTGGAGTCTTCTTGTACACCGAACCGGGTCGGAACCTTTCGAACCGGTTCCGGAATAGCATACCGGATAGATCCCGTTGCCGGAGTTCTCAAGCGCAGCGACAATACCCAAACCAATTCCACCGTCAACATACTTGTTTGGATTTGTTCGGTTAACCGCCGTGGAATATTCCGGCGAAAAGATGGAGTTATTACGTGCAGGAACCACCATGTGGGATAGTTTCCAGGTCATTGGATTGCTTAATAACATAATCAAGAACTGAAAAGAAGCTTcgaaaggtatatatatttgacgATGAGAAAGAGAGCCATGGAAATGGAAGAAGCAAATTCTTATaggaaagaaatatatatatatatatatatatgtctgtgAATTATATGGGGAGAGAGATAAAGATAATAAcaagagacagaagaagaaatggagaagCTAGCTAACGTAGCTCCATCGGATATCCGCATTTCTTTACGGGTCGGATATtcgcattttttttctttctgatttgcTCTGTTACGTTATCTCCCTTTATtacaactcttttcttttttaataatttccAGATTCCAGatcctatttttttaattatatgcagattttattaataaatttttttttgtcactgataaatataataataaaacagtcAGTAAATTTGAGACAATTACGTAACTAGATTCTttagtattcttcttcttttttggttaaactttttaagttttataaataataaagtactatttatttattaatttttgtgtttttatcctactttttttatataaaatactgTATTCATTTTGATTTAGATACTTTGGttgtatgaagaaaaaaaaaaaatggaattaaaCTGCataatctttttcttctacGACTCTTCCCCATATTATTTTTGTCTGCTGATATTGGACTTTAATATGATTTAGTAATGGGCCtgaaataatattattgggCTGAATCGTGTAAAATACAAGCAAGATTGGTTTATccaaatatatactatatacgtatttttattattaattaggtTTGGCAGGCCTTGTTTAATCTGATAACTCTAACACgtggggaaaaaaataaaaaatgaatccctaaaccccaaaaatccaaaaacatttggggaaaaaaatacaataaggaacaaaataaattttttaaaaaaccacaaatcaaaattttcagattCTGTAGTCTGATGATGATATGGAGTcatgaaaaattcaaaaattccAAAGGATCATGGAACTATCGTAAGCGTCTTCTCCGTGATAATAATAATCGTGTTGTTGTGTAGGTGAAAGCTGTTCCCTGAAACGATCACCGGAGTATTCGTCGGAGTAATCATCAAACCCAGGGAACAACCCAAACTCCGATGCGAAATTACCCGAACCAACCGTCGGGAGCATGCTCAAGAACTCCGAATCAATAATGTCCATCGAGTTTGAAGTAGACTCTTCATGAAGTTGCCGTGTCTCGTATCCTGCTTGAACGCTCGAGTCTTCGTCCTGTGAATTAGCGAACCTCGCAGCCGCTTCTCGTATCTCCGACCGAGATAGGTTTCGTCCGCCGGAGATTACCGGAGGGTTGTCAGGGAAATTGAACTTTGCATTGTTGCCTCGGAGGCAGTAAAGAGCCGCGTCGAAGGCTCGCGCCGCCTTCTCAGGAGTGTCGTAAGAGCCAAGCCAGATACGTTCTCTGCTGTTGGGAAGTCTGATCTCTGAAACCCATTTGCCCCATTTCCTCTTCCTCACTCCTTTGTATTTCGACTgcatcgaagaagaagaagaagatccctCCATCACGATTTCTTTGTTTCCGGTTTAGCTCTGTTTCTTTAGTTAGCTCTCTGTGTGTTTCTTCAATTCAGTGTGTGTCAGTGGTGTTGATTTGAATTGGATTGATAGAGTTTGGCGGCTTTAGAAATGTATATATACGAGTAAATAAGAGTGAAGAAAGAGtgagtttttgactttttatgGCGCGtaaagaaacccaaaaaaagaaagtcaaaaactcaaaaaggtcAATGGGAGCGCGTATGTACTACTTTCTTTCTAAAGTGGGGGAGGATCAAATAAAACGCCGCAAAGTGTCAGGTGCGAATGGACACGTGGCGGAGGGCTTAGTCTTATTGTGTGGTGGTCAGTAGTCACGCGGGGTTACTCTCGGAGactgtttgtgtttggttttcttCTACTTGTCCTTGTCTTGTCCTTGTTTTTCACGTGATTCAACTTTATTATCTCCTCTTTCGTTGTCAACGTTGAATATTCTCGGGCCTGAGTCTAGAAGATGTAtattgaagagaagaagaagaagaaaggaacaaagACTAATGATTACTGAAGATGATTGTTTAGTAAGTTACATTACAATATTACTACATTCACATTacattgttttttagttgacttgttctcttttgctttttgtcaagcatatatatatatataaatatggaaACAAGAAAGTACAACAACATCTCAAGTtagaatgaaaaaaatcaaatcactgtcctataaaaatgtatatataccttGCAGTatctttcgtcttcttcttcttctcagtttGTTGTTTGCACTTTGCAgtacacattaaaaaaaaagctgtaCTTTGCGACGGCCTGGAATGATCTGTAAGTTGATTTGGTCTATATTTGGTCtatttgcatcttttttttttctatctgtTGAATGAAGCTGCAGCAGAAGTGTCTTCATAATGTACTTTCCAAGCATTTCCGCTGTCTGTTTCACTGCAGGCTTGGTTTGTGGCCGGGATAGCTGCAAGATCTCCGTCTAAGCTCATTTGCTGCACTTCTGCTGATGATAGTATCTTTATGTTTTGCACGCAGTTCACAAACTCcctgagaaaacaaacacaagcaTCATCAGGAATTGTGGATTCTTGTTTTATtctgagatttctttttttctttttctaagaGCTGTTGCTGAATCTTTGATTGATATAGAGGGTTTTTAAGGTGTGGAACTTACTCCCAAGGATCATCACCAACGAGTAATATATCGTTTTCATGATCAGTGTAGACAAGTTTCCAATCAGAAGTTAGCGGATCTTCGAGCTGTCCTTCGATTCCAAACATTCTTGCTAAGTCATGCCTAAGTTCATCATAGCCGCTATAACGGGTAACATCTATTGATCTTCCTACTGACCCTCGTTTTTGAACCTTCAAGCATTGAGATTAACAATTTTCAGCATTTGACATTCAAAAGCTTTAGAGGCAAAAGATTATAGCTTTCAAAAGGGAGACAAAGATCTCTAACCTTTGTATATGTTCGCATTCGTTGAGTCTGATTGGGCCAGAGTCCACCACCATTCATGATGCCTGAATCATTAATGCCACCGACCTCATTTGAACATCCTGACTTAAAAGGGATGCTGGGAATACCAAATGACTGAGAACTGATTGCAGCACTGGATAGCTCTGTCTCAATGTCTCTTGGTGCGTTGCCATAGTTGGGAACCAAGTTTTGAAAGTCCTTTTGAGAATACAGAGCATCAGGAGTTACAGCTTCGAGATTACTAGCAAAAGCTAAGTTGTTTCTTGGATGATGAGATTGGCAATCTCCATCGAAACCAAATGATGGTAGTGGGAAAGTCTGTTGCTGCTGTGCAGAGCCAACAACATCAGGACAATACGTTGTTCCCGCTGTGGATACATCGATTTGATCTGTTACCGCGCCTTTAAATTTGAACTGTTCACCAGCACTCTTCAAATTCACCATGCCTTGATTCATCCGGCTGTCGGTTTTTGCATAAAGCTCTTGAACCGGATTGCTTGCACGCTCAAAGACAGAATCAGATGCAGATACAGATACAGNGAGTCTGATTGGGCCAGAGTCCACCACCATTCATGATGCCTGAATCATTAATGCCACCGACCTCATTTGAACATCCTGACTTAAAAGGGATGCTGGGAATACCAAATGACTGAGAACTGATTGCAGCACTGGATAGCTCTGTCTCAATGTCTCTTGGTGCGTTGCCATAGTTGGGAACCAAGTTTTGAAAGTCCTTTTGAGAATACAGAGCATCAGGAGTTACAGCTTCGAGATTACTAGCAAAAGCTAAGTTGTTTCTTGGATGATGAGATTGGCAATCTCCATCGAAACCAAATGATGGTAGTGGGAAAGTCTGTTGCTGCTGTGCAGAGCCAACAACATCAGGACAATACGTTGTTCCCGCTGTGGATACATCGATTTGATCTGTTACCGCGCCTTTAAATTTGAACTGTTCACCAGCACTCTTCAAATTCACCATGCCTTGATTCATCCGGCTGTCGGTTTTTGCATAAAGCTCTTGAACCGGATTGCTTGCACGCTCAAAGACAGAATCAGATGCAGATACAGATACAGCTTGTCCTTGTTGTTGATTTCTGCTGAGGAAATTCGTTGGTGAAACATTATCATGCCCGGTGTTATTGGCGGAAGGTGAGGTTGAACAAGAAGGAGCTTCTCCATCTGTGTGACCAGAATGTGATCTTCCGGGGGCTACAAGAGGTTTATTATTCATTTGTCCCTGTTGCTGATGGTTCACCTGAATCTGTGGAGGCTGCATGAAAGTTGAAGCTGAGAAGTTGTTATTACCATGCGCCAAGGGCTGCTGATTCTGAGACGACAGAAGTTGTTGCAATTGATGGCTTTGTGTCTGCTGCATCGCCGATAACTGTGGCTGTAAGGATGAACTTACTGGAGGAATTGactgctgctgttgctgctgctgctgtagCTTCTGGAGTAGATGCAACTGAAGCTGTTGTGAAGGACTTTGTTTTGGCGATTGTTGTTGCATTTGGAGCTGCTGTGGATTTTGAGACAGAGATTGTTGGAGTGAATGCAGAGAGGACTGTTCTTGCTGGTTTCTTAATAATTGGCTACTGTTATGCAATTCCAATTGCTGCTGAAACTGCAATTCTTGTGCAAATGATGTCATTTGAGACGAGCCTTTATTCCCCGCTGAGTTTATGTTCTGGTGTGTCATTTTAGCACCATTAGGGAGCATTGACTGCTGCTGAAGCTGCGACTGAGAGAATCCAGTAGATTGGTGTGGATTTTGACAAGATACTTGGTTAGCAACAGCATTCACACCATTGTTTATTGAACCTGTGTTATAAATCCCTTGTTGCTGCAGCTGTTGGTGTGACATCTGCAGTTGTTGcagctgttgttgttgttgttgctgttgagatTTCGCCATTGCTGGTTGTGTTTGCATCTGTTGGCTGATATGGTTACCCGTATTTGGTTTGTTGAATTGGGAATTTGCGGAAGAGAGGTTTGGGGATTGGAAGTTCAACAGCTTGGAAGGGTCGTTGGAAGCAAAATTGTTTGGTAGGTTATAAGATGAGAGCGCGGCCGGGAGCTGAGGAGTAGCAGAACCTGACAATGGATTGTTTTGCTGCATACTCATCCATTGAACCAGACTTAAACCAGGGAACATCGAACTCTGTGCGTCTTTCATCCCAAATTCTTCTCCCATCCAAGGCATTGCTCTTTTNNNNNNNNNNNNNNNNNNNNNNNNNNNNNNNNNNNNNNNNNNNNNNNNNNNNNNNNNNNNNNNNNNNNNNNNNNNNNNNNNNNNNNNNNNNNNNNNNNNNNNNNNNNNNNNNNNNNNNNNNNNNNNNNNNNNNNNNNNNNNNNNNNNNNNNNNNNNNNNNNNNNNNNNNNNNNNNNNNNNNNNNNNNNNNNNNNNNNNNNNNNNNNNNNNNNNNNNNNNNNNNNNNNNNNNNNNNNNNNNNNNNNNNNNNNNNNNNNNNNNNNNNNNNNNNNNNNNNNNNNNNNNNNNNNNNNNNNNNNNNNNNNNNNNNNNNNNNNNNNNNNNNNNNNNNNNNNNNNNNNNNNNNNNNNNNNNNNNNNNNNNNNNNNNNNNNNNNNNNNNNNNNNNNNNNNNNNNNNNNNNNNNNNNNNNNNNNNNNNNNNNNNNNNNNNNNNNNNNNNNNNNNNNNNNNNNNNNNNNNNNNNNNNNNNNNNNNNNNNNNNNNNNNNNNNNNNNNNNNNNNNNNNNNNNNNNNNNNNNNNNNNNNNN encodes the following:
- the LOC104756260 gene encoding uncharacterized protein LOC104756260, which encodes MLLSNPMTWKLSHMVVPARNNSIFSPEYSTAVNRTNPNKYVDGGIGLGIVAALENSGNGIYPVCYSGTGSKGSDPVRCTRRLQFAAEIEPSEEYTCVTTRDGLTKVYYNDREFEFCKSRDRMWKEESIQISEESPAKKRNVIRGSPGFLTTCCLCKKKLDGQDIYMYKGDEGFCSKECRSVKIMDDSLKYEEHKLLTRVEVLSSPYVAGIFLI
- the LOC104756262 gene encoding ethylene-responsive transcription factor ERF017-like, with the protein product MEGSSSSSSMQSKYKGVRKRKWGKWVSEIRLPNSRERIWLGSYDTPEKAARAFDAALYCLRGNNAKFNFPDNPPVISGGRNLSRSEIREAAARFANSQDEDSSVQAGYETRQLHEESTSNSMDIIDSEFLSMLPTVGSGNFASEFGLFPGFDDYSDEYSGDRFREQLSPTQQHDYYYHGEDAYDSSMILWNF
- the LOC104756259 gene encoding protein TIFY 10A, whose product is MSSSMECSEFVASRRFTGKPSFSLTCSRLSQYLKENGSFGDLSLGMACKSDVNGTLGNSRQPTATMSLFPCEASNMDSMAAAAAQDVKPKNLFHRQSSFSSSSSSVLKEDVLKMTQTTRSVKPESHTAPLTIFYAGQVIVFNDFSAEKAKEVMNLACKGTANSFTGFTSNLNNNNIQSVAKTTQTSNVVATTPNQVPHPKKTATQEPILSSSTPMTCELPIARRASLHRFLEKRKDRVTSKAPYQLCDPAKASSKPQTSDNMSWLGLSAEI
- the LOC104756263 gene encoding auxin response factor 19 — its product is MKAPSNGFLPNSNEGEKKPINSQLWHACAGPLVSLPPVGSLVVYFPQGHSEQVAASMQKQTDFIPNYPNLPSKLICLLHSVTLHADTETDEVYAQMTLQPVNKYDREALLASDMGLKLNRQPTEFFCKTLTASDTSTHGGFSVPRRAAEKIFPPLDFSMQPPAQEIVAKDLHDTTWTFRHIYRGQPKRHLLTTGWSVFVSTKRLFAGDSVLFVRDEKSQLMLGIRRANRQTPTLSSSVISSDSMHIGILAAAAHANANSSPFTIFFNPRASPSEFVVPLAKYNKALYAQVSLGMRFRMMFETEDCGVRRYMGTVTGISDLDPVRWKGSQWRNLQVGWDESTAGDRPSRVSIWEIEPVITPFYICPPPFFRPKYPRQPGMPDDELDMENAFKRAMPWMGEEFGMKDAQSSMFPGLSLVQWMSMQQNNPLSGSATPQLPAALSSYNLPNNFASNDPSKLLNFQSPNLSSANSQFNKPNTGNHISQQMQTQPAMAKSQQQQQQQQLQQLQMSHQQLQQQGIYNTGSINNGVNAVANQVSCQNPHQSTGFSQSQLQQQSMLPNGAKMTHQNINSAGNKGSSQMTSFAQELQFQQQLELHNSSQLLRNQQEQSSLHSLQQSLSQNPQQLQMQQQSPKQSPSQQLQLHLLQKLQQQQQQQQSIPPVSSSLQPQLSAMQQTQSHQLQQLLSSQNQQPLAHGNNNFSASTFMQPPQIQVNHQQQGQMNNKPLVAPGRSHSGHTDGEAPSCSTSPSANNTGHDNVSPTNFLSRNQQQGQAVSVSASDSVFERASNPVQELYAKTDSRMNQGMVNLKSAGEQFKFKGAVTDQIDVSTAGTTYCPDVVGSAQQQQTFPLPSFGFDGDCQSHHPRNNLAFASNLEAVTPDALYSQKDFQNLVPNYGNAPRDIETELSSAAISSQSFGIPSIPFKSGCSNEVGGINDSGIMNGGGLWPNQTQRMRTYTKVQKRGSVGRSIDVTRYSGYDELRHDLARMFGIEGQLEDPLTSDWKLVYTDHENDILLVGDDPWEEFVNCVQNIKILSSAEVQQMSLDGDLAAIPATNQACSETDSGNAWKVHYEDTSAAASFNR